The window AATTCAACCGAGAAAATTTTGGATCTGATTCAAATTTCAAGGTTTGTTCGCAGAGTTGTAATACAAAATATTTCAATTTCGCTCTCTGTAAAGTTTTTGGTCATGGCTTTGGGCGCAATAGGCTTTGCAAACCTTTGGGAGGCAGTTTTAGCAGATGTGGGCGTTGCTCTAATTGCTATTTTGAACTCACTTAGAATTTTAAAAAACCAAAAATAATTTTTTCTAAAATCTTTATTTGACCCCTTGCTTTGTGTCATAATATTAGAGTAAGGGGTTTTTTGCTTTGTTGTAAATTATTCCAATTTAAAAGAGGTGCTATTCACTATGATTGAAATGTACGTTTTAAACGTTGCATTTTTCCATGAAGGTGGAGGATTTGCGGTCCTGTTGTGTGACAAAAACAACAAGATGGTACTCCCTATCTTTATTGGACCTTTAGAGGCACAGTCAATCGCACTTGCACTTGAAAAGCAGCAACTTCCACGCCCAATCACACATGATTTGATGGTTAACATCTTTCAAAAATTTGGTATTTCAATTCAAAAGGTTGTAATCACTGACATCAAAGACGGCACATATTATGCAGAACTTTATCTTAAAGACTATAACAATGTCATATCTGTCATAGACTCAAGACCAAGCGATGCAATTGCACTTGCTCTCAGAACCAACAGCCCTATCTATATGGCACCAAAGCTTATTGAATTTACCTACAAGTACGAAGAGCTAATTCCTCAATAAAGGTTTTATTTCAGCAGTATCACTTTCCATGCGCTTCTGTCAAGCTGACGGCCTAAAAACTCTGTCCTGAGACTTAAAAATAGCATGTTTGCGTTTTGTAAATTTTTCTTTGGCAGAACTATCTTCATATAACTTTTGTTTCTTTGGAATTTTGAATTGTCTAAAGAAAACTGAGGAGTTGTCATAGTTTTTACGCTTTTCATTTTACTTCCCGAAATTTGGATGTACATCCTTCCAAGATATTTTTGGTCTTTAAACGCACGAATGTGAAGATAATAGTTAATAAGTCTTTTTGCAGACCCTACCATTTTAATGCCTATGTAGATATTCTTGCTGTCATATGCAGCATAGATACTATCTATGTCCGCACCTTTTTCAAAAATAAGCGACCAGATATCATGCGTTGGTTCTTCTATCACCAGATATTTAGGCGAAAACAGGTCGTCACCCTCATACCTTTTGGCAATGCTATTGCCAAGCTTTGCAAAAAGCTCGTTTCGCCTTATAAAAGCCTCTAAAAACCCTCGCATAACCTTTATTTGAGAGTGATAATCTGAAATAGAGTTTGCTTTTCTCTCTATCATAAAATCATCAAGTGATACCTGATACCACTTGGTATCTGTAAACGCAAGCTTGAAAGGTGGTACTAAAAACATGTCCGGGTGCTTGCCAAACGGAGTTGGCCAGTCACCTCTGTGAACAAGGTACTGCCACTCATCACCTTTGTACCCAAGCTTTAAAAGTGAAAATTTAACAAACGCAGAGGTTGCCCAATGGTCAGGATGCTGGTCGCGTGAGTAGGGGTATATTATCAAATCTGGTTC is drawn from Caldicellulosiruptor naganoensis and contains these coding sequences:
- a CDS encoding PIG-L deacetylase family protein; this encodes MAKYRLGQKKRGVVFRKTQKEKKRRFKRKYILYIFAIWILANVLLFLVREYLSNYYFSTQLPELSPENYKRILIFAPHCDDETLSSAGVIQKALANGSKVKVVVMTNGDGFTRAAGQNFGKIRLKAEDYIKFGYLRQKETIHALENLGVEREDIIFLGYPDRGLRYLWEKYFDSKVSYFNPLTRIFHSPYSNSYEKNVQYKGVNVVKNIESIIKSFEPDLIIYPYSRDQHPDHWATSAFVKFSLLKLGYKGDEWQYLVHRGDWPTPFGKHPDMFLVPPFKLAFTDTKWYQVSLDDFMIERKANSISDYHSQIKVMRGFLEAFIRRNELFAKLGNSIAKRYEGDDLFSPKYLVIEEPTHDIWSLIFEKGADIDSIYAAYDSKNIYIGIKMVGSAKRLINYYLHIRAFKDQKYLGRMYIQISGSKMKSVKTMTTPQFSLDNSKFQRNKSYMKIVLPKKNLQNANMLFLSLRTEFLGRQLDRSAWKVILLK
- a CDS encoding bifunctional nuclease family protein; the encoded protein is MIEMYVLNVAFFHEGGGFAVLLCDKNNKMVLPIFIGPLEAQSIALALEKQQLPRPITHDLMVNIFQKFGISIQKVVITDIKDGTYYAELYLKDYNNVISVIDSRPSDAIALALRTNSPIYMAPKLIEFTYKYEELIPQ